The window ATTTGGTCAAATGAATTTGAAGCAATGGATTCCATTTATTGGGCACCACGAAATGCGACATATATTGCAAATTAAAGAGGTTAAAGAAAATCTCGGATTAGTATAACTTTTTTTAACCATTAAAAAGCCGATTTGTTACATTCCCTGTGACAAATCGGCTTTATATCTACACCTTAGTAGCTTCTTATTATCTATTAAAAAATAAAATCTGTTATAAGGAATAAAACCGTTGGGGCTAATAAACATCCTAAGCCCGTATAGAATGTAGCAGTAACGGCTCCATAAGGTACTAATTTAGGATCAGTTGCAGCTAAACCACCAGCTACCCCAGAAGTAGTCCCCATTAAACCGCCATAAACCATTGCTGACATTGGATTATTTAAGCCAATATATTTTGCTATAAAAGGTGTTCCCACCATTACCAATACAGATTTAACTAGACCAGCTGCTATGCTGATTGCTATTACCTCAGAAGTTGCACCTAATGCAGCACCAGTTACAGGCCCTACAATATAAGTTGCAGTTCCGGCACCAATTGTAGCAATACTTACTGCGTCTTTGTATCCAAACATGAAGGCGAAGATAGCACCGACAACAAAAGATAGTATTACGCCCAAGAACAGGGAAATGATTCCTCGGAAGCCGGCCTTTTTAATCTCATCAAAATTTGCGCCAAAAGAAGTTGCTACAATGGCAAAATCTCGTAACATACTTCCTCCAAGGAAACCTATTCCTGCTAGAACACTGATATCGGAAACACCTTTAGTCCCATCTGTTACTACGCCACCGATATAGGCTAAAACCAGCCCGAGTACAATGGCAATAGCAGAACCATGAACCTTGCCTTTCGTTAATTTATTTGAAAGGAAATAGGCAAGCCACATCGTTAAGCCGACAACTAAAAATGCTGTGATAAATCCGTTATCCACAAATACGCCTTTAATCATATCAAGCATCTACTTCACCCCTTATTACTGTTTTACTATAACTAGAATCTTCTTCTTTTTGCTTTCCGCTAAGAAGGGGTACTAATGCCCAACTAATTACTACAACTGCGATTCCAGCAATAATTGCTAAAGGTCCTCCTGTTAAAGCACCTAAAACATTTTGGCTTGCTGCCATTGCAATAACCACGGGAATATACATTTGATTCCAAAAACTTAAACCATCTAGTGAAGGTTTCGTTATTTTTCCTGACTTTACAAGCTTATCAACCACAATGATTAACAGAAGCATGGCTATACCTACGCCACCAACATTCGAGTCTACTCCCATTAATGTCCCAATAAATTCCCCGACAATTGTGCCAACTAAAAAACACCCTGCTAAAATAGCAACCCCATAAATCACCATATTCCTGACACCCCTTTATCAAGTTGTAGTAAAACTAAACGAATTTTCAGTCGACTGTATTCTGAGAACATCATAAAATATAAAAAAATATAAATCAACTAAAATTTTTCCATAAAGCAGAAAAATAGGTAAAAATCGATTGAAATTTTGTTTTATCTGTTTTATTATTTAAGTATACAGTCGACCGTTATTGAGGTTGAATAGCACTGAAGGATGTGGTCTTAATGGAATTTTTTTTAAACTATCCGTTAGATAATGCATTATCGAGAATTGTTGCAGAGAAAATATTGGAGCAAATCTTAAATGGAGAGTTAAAGCCTGGAGATAAAATAGTTGAGGGCGCATATGCGGAAATGTTTAGCACAAGTCGTTCTCCGATTAGAGAAGCGATTTATATGCTTGCTACAGAAGGATTATTAGAAAGAATCCCTAGAAAAGGGGCTTTTGTAAAAGGATATACATTATCGGAAATCCAGGATTTGCTGGATATCAGGAATAATATAGAATTGCTATCAGCAAAAAGAATACATGAGCCGCATAAAAAGAAAGATTTATTAGCTGAATTGAAAAGTATGTTGAGAGATATGGAGAAATGTACAAATCAAACCCAATATGTGCAATTGAACTACGCTTATCACTACACAATTATTAAGTTCAGTGAAAGTTCTGTTTTAGAAGGGGTTTATAGCAAAATTAGTTTTCCGTTACTCCGAATTCAAGGTATTCACTTCTCACAAGCAGAAACAATTGAAAAATCCAAAGAGGAACATAGAAAAATCTATGAATATCTAAAAGCAAACCAAATGGACGAATTTATTGAATTGCTTCGTCACCATACAGAAAACGTAATCTTCAATGTGAGTAAAACGTTATTTTAGGTAGGAGGGATACAGTGAAAAGTGCTTTTCTCTTTCCAGGTCAAGGTTCTCAGTATGAAGGGATGTTAAATGATTTATCCGATGATCCAGTCGTTAAAGAAATTTTAGAAGAAAGCAGCGAAATTTTAAATACGAAAGTAGAACAACTGCATAGTAAAAAAGCGCTTACAACAACAAAGGCAGTACAACAATGTTTATTGATTGCATCTGTTGCTACATATCGAGTATTTGAGAAAAACGGTCTAATACCAAATTTTGTGGCAGGTCATTCTGTAGGTGCCTTTGGTGCTGCAACAGCTTCTGGGGTAATTACATTTGAAGAAGCGCTAAAGCTAGTAACTTTACGTGGAGAACTGATGGAGAGGACTTGTGATGAAGGGTTTGGAATGGCTGTAGTACTAGGATTAGATGAATATAAGATTTCTGAAATCGTAACTAGGCTATTCCGTGAAGAGGAACCAGTATATGTTTCAAATCGTAATTCTCCAACACAAATTACATTATCGGGTTCTCTTATCGGGCTACAAAATGTACTAGATTATGTGAAATTGCACGGAGCAACATCTACGAAGCTGTTAAACGTATCAACACCTTCACACAGTCCTTTATTCAACAGTGTAAGTGAAGAGTTGTTGGTAGAGTTGAACAAACTCGAGCTTAAAAGACCGAAAATTCCGATATCCAGTAATATCACTTCAAGGTTATTAATGCAAGCTGATGCGGTAAAAGAAGATTTAGCTAAAAGCATTTGTTATCCTGTACGTTGGCATGATGCAGTGAATTTACTTTTTGAATCTGGGACAAACTTATTTATTGAAATGCCACCAGGCGATGTATTAAGCAAGTTGGCTCAACAAGCATTCTCGGAAGTTCGAACAATGTCTGTATCGAAAAATGGTATCGAGGATTGCTTCTATCTAATGTCAAATTAAAAAATAGGGGTGTGTAAAATGGTTTTGAAAAATGTAGGGGAAGCAACTAAATCGTGGACTACTAGAGTGGAAGCAAAAAAAGAAAGAGTAGAAAGCGTAAAGGATCTGGTTGATGGGGTAATTATTCCGACCAATCGAATCGTAGAGGTTTTGGAGCGATTAATAAAATCAGGTGATCGTGTTGTGCTGGAAGGAAACAACCAAAAGCAAGCTTCTTTCTTATCGCAATCTTTGGTACAGGTAGACCCGAAAAAAGTTCATGATTTGCATATGATTATGTCCAGTATTTCAAGACCGGAACATTTAGATGTATTTGAATATGGAATTGCAAGAAAAATCGATTTTTCCTATGCTGGACCACAGAGTCTACGAATCTCTCAAATGATTGAAGATGGAAAAATTGAACTAGGAGACCTGCATACGTATATAGAGCTTTATGGGCGATTATTTATCGATTTAATTCCTAATGTAGCATTAGTCGCAGCAGATAAAGCAGATAGCAATGGGAACCTGTATACTGGCCCGAATACTGAAGAAACACCGACATTAGTGGAAGCAGCCGCTTTCCGTGATGGGATTGTCATTGCCCAAGTAAATGAGATAGTCGATGAACTACCACGTGTAGACATACCAAGCTCTTGGGTAGATTTTATTGTTGTTGCAGATAAGCCTTATGAGCTTGAACCGTTATTTACAAGAGATCCACGACATATTACAGATATTCAGATTTTACAAGCAATGATGATTATTCGAGGCATCTATGAAAAACACGGTGTGAAATCACTAAATCATGGTATTGGGTTTAATACCGCCGCTGTTGAATTATTATTGCCTACTTATGCTGAATCGTTAGGACTTAAAGGAAATATTTGTACGAACTGGGTTTTAAATCCTCACCCTACACTAATACCTGCCATCGAATCAGGATGGGTAGAAAGCGTCTATTGCTTCGGTGGAGAACTTGGAATGGAAAAATATGTAGAAGCAAGAAGAGACATTTTCTTTACAGGGAAAGATGGCAGCTTACGTTCAAATCGTACCTTGGCACAATTAGCTGGTCAGTATGCTGTTGATTTATTTATCGGTTCTACTTTGCAAATGGACGGATTAGGAAACTCATCTACAGTAACAAGAGGACGTGTTGCTGGATATGGTGGAGCACCTAATATGGGCCATAATCCAGGTGGACGAAGACATTCGACAGATGCTTGGTTCAATTTGAAGACTTCCGACGATCCATTAGCACGCGGTAAAAAGTTAGTAGTTCAGGTAGCAGAAACATTCCAGGAAGCGAACAAGCCTGTTTTTGTTGAGTCACTCGATGCGATCAGTGTGAAAGACCAGGCAAAATTAGCTGTTGCACCAGTTATGATTTATGGAGAAGATGTAACCCACATCGTGACAGAAGAGGGAATTGCTTATCTATATAAATCCGATAGTATTGCTGAAAGACGAGAAATGATTGCTTCAGTAGCTGGTATTACACCTATTGGGATGGAGCATAACCCAAAAACGACAGAACGTTTGCGTGAAAAAGGAATGATTGCTCTACCAGAAGATTTAGGTATACGTCGTTCAGATGCGAAGCGATCTTTACTAGCTGCCAAAAATATAGATGAGCTTGTCCAATGGTCAGGTGGGCTGTATACGCCGCCAGCAAAATTCCGTAGTTGGTAATTTGAAGGAGGAGAGAAGCTTGCAAGATGCCCATACTTTTTCATCTGTTTTAGCAGATTTAGCAGTAGCCTCACTAATTGAAGAAGTTTCTCTAACGCCAAAGCCGGGACTAGTTGATCAAAAAGACCAGGGTTCACATGATGATTTAACCTATACAATAATGGTGAAATCCGCTAATTGTCTTCGCAATACCTTCTATAAGATGGCAATGGTCGCCTTTGGAGAAAAGCCATCCCAATATTTACGCGAAAAAATCGGCGAGATTGGTCGTGAAGGGGAACAGGCAATGTATCAAGCAACAAATGGCGTAAATACACATAAAGGAGCTATTTGGTCGCTTGGATTATTAACAGCTGCAGCAGCTATTCATAGTGGGGAATGCGATGAACCGACACTTTGTTTTACTGCTGGAGAGATTGCGAGATTTGAAGATCGATTTATCCCACCTCAGCTAACTAATGGGATAAAAGCTATTAACAAATATGGCGTAAATGGTGCGAAAGTAGAAGCACAACTGGCATTTCCACATATTCGTGCGTACAGCTTGCCAATTTTTAAATCCTCACTAAATCAATACAACTACGAAGTTGCGAAGCATCATGCATTTTTAGCGCTAATGGCGAATTTAGATGACACCTGTTTACTGCACCGGGGTGGAATTGAAGGTTTGAATTACGCCAAACAGTATGCAGCGGAAGTGTTAGAAAGTGGCCATTTAAATGACCTTGAAACAATGAATGAAGATTTTAAAAACCGATATTTATCACCTGGTGGAAGTGCGGATTTATTAGCTGCAACCATCTATTTAAATAAAATTAGCCAGATGGAATTATCAAAAAAATTGGAGTTTGCAATAAATCATTAATAAAAGGGGAGCGGTATTGTGGAAAAATTAACTTATACATTTCCGGCAACAAAAACAATTGAACAACCAGCACATGTTGGCGTTGTTGGATCTGGAGATCTAGAGATATTAGTTGAGCCTTCAAATGAGAAGAAAACAGTGGTTGAAATTCGAACAGGGATTACAGGATTCCAAGACACTTGGGAAAAAGTGATTGAACGGTTTGTTAGTCAAAATGATATTTCAGCACGTATTCGAATTAATGATTTTGGAGCAACACCAGGGGTAGTATCAATTCGATTGGCACAAGCAGTGGAGGTGAGTTCAAATGGCGCAAATCATAACTGAGAGTTTAGTAGAAAGCCTGGCACGTGAACGAGCATTTCAATTATTGGATAAGGGTAGTGCCTTTGAAATTCTGGGCCCATTTGATGGAATAGAATCTCCACATTTAGTAGCTCAGAACATAGTGCCCCAATTCGATGATGGCATGATCATTGTAAAAGGGACCTTAAATGGACAACAGACAGTGGTAATCTCAATTGAAGGTAACTTCCAAGGTGGTGGAATCGGCGAAGTTTCTGGTGCAAAATTAGCAGGTACACTAGAAAAGCTGATTAAAGAATGCGAAAAAGGCAATAAGATTTATCCAGTGATTATTTATGATACGGGCGGTGTCCGTCTTCAGGAAGCCAATTATGGTTTATTGTCTATTGCAGAAATCAGTGCAGCAATCGTAGCGTTACGCGAATTTGTTCCTGTGATTGGAATTATTCCAGGTAAAGTTGGTTCATTTGGCGGGATGTCTTTAACAGCTGGATTATGCAGTGCATTAATCATGACTCGTGAAGGTCGCTTAGGAATGAATGGTCCGGAAGTAATTGAACAAGAAGCTGGTATAAGAGAGCTTGATTCAAGAAATAAACAGTTGATCTGGAAGATGATTGGCGGAGCGATTCGAAATGAATCATCTTTAGCTGATCTAATCGTTGAAGATGACATTCCAAATTATAAAAATGCAATACAAAGTATTTGGAGTGGAGAAATAGAGCTACAACATCGTACAAAACAAGTAGATCATTTCTTGTCGCTATTTAAGTCTTTAGATGTGGAAGAAAAAGTAACTCCGGAACAAGCGAAAGAGTTATTAAAAAATAAAGTAGTTACGAATCTTTCGGATTTACCTGCTCCTGTAGAAGCAGTAAATAGCACAGGACGAAAATGGTTTGAATTGTTAACTAACGGTGCACCTTCAATTAGTGAAGTTCCATCTGTGTTAGTTGCCGATACTTCGATTTCTGGAGTAAATGCTAGGGTAATCGCGGTAGTGCCGAACCCTGAGAGCAAATACTACCGTGCACGCAATGGTGAGATTGGGTTATTGGAAGGTTGGACAATTGCGAAATACGTACGTCAGGCAATTGAAGAAGACAGTGGCCTTTCTGAAAAACGACTAATAATCCCAATCGTTGATGTACCTAGCCAAGCATTTGGTTACCATGAAGAATTATTTGGAATCTTTTTATCTTGTTCGGCAGCTGTAGATGCTTATGCCACTGCAAGATTAACTGGTCATCCAGTTGTTGCTGCACTAGTAGGAAATGCTATATCGGGTGCTTTCTTATCTCATGGAATGCAGGCGAATCGTTTAATAGCGCTGAATGATGATGGAGTAAATGTCCATGTAATGTCAAAGAAATCAGCTGCGATTATTACGCAACGAACTATTGAAGAACTAGATGAGGCGGCAAAGGAAGTACCTTCTATGGCCTATGATATTCAATCATTTAAAAAACTGGGCGCTCTTTACAGATTGCTTGATGGGGTAAATGCAAAAGAACCAAAATCTGATGATAAAAATGCTTTGCTTGATGCAATTATCGAAGCATATAACGACATTAAGAATGATAGCAACCGTGATTTATCAAACCGATTAAAATCGGAAATTGCGATATCCTCTGGAAGAAAAGCATCCATTCAAGTGCGTGAAATGATTGAGTTGCAATGGAATTAAATGTACATGATATTGTGCAATTTGCAACAATTAATGATATTGAAAACTCAGTGAACCCACCAAAATGGGTAAAAGATGCTGCTGCATCTCAAAAGTTTGGCGTCGTTAGAAGAATGCCAATTATGAACAGCATGATCCCAATCGGGTTACGCGGTGAGACAAGAGAGGAACGATATGGGGCATTTATTCATCAAAGGAATATCTTGCAGGTGATTTCTCCAGTCTCGTTAGTAGATTCTATTGAAAATTTCAAAGAACAACTTTATTATCCATCGCTAAACAAGGTTAAAGAAGAATTTGAGAAGTACAATTTGAGATGGGGACCAACTGGAAGTGTGGGATTTGAAATTGCCACTTCGATTCAAGTAACAACACCTACTAGTGATATCGATATTTGCCTCTATTTAGATCAATTAGATAGTGAATTATTAGTGAAAGTAGGTAATTTCCTAGAGGGGTTGGATTGCCGCATTGATGTGCAAGTTGAAATTCCTTCTATAGGTGCGTTTTTACTAAATGATTATCTAAAATATGAAAAGACAGGGTTTATTATAAGAACCAAGTTCGGCCCTCATTTATGCGCTATAGTAAACGGTCAAATGAAGCTGGGTGCAAATAGTTAAATAGGTTTATCCATATTAAAGGGGTGCTCCAAGCGGGCACCTCTTTTTTTAGACCGATGATAACTTTATTAGATTAAGGTAAAATTATACAAATAGTGTGTGTAGTAAAAGGAGGTTTAGTTAATGCTATCTAGAGTTATTGACCACTTTAGGTTACAGGTAATCTCTATGAATGAGGTTGAAGATTCCCATAGTTCCACAGTCTATAGATTTACTTTACTAAATGGTGAAGATGTATTTTTGAAAATACCATATAGTAGATTGAAGTACCAACGAGAGTTTGAAGCCTATGAAATATTAAAAGGTCGGGTTGCCATTCCTGAATTGTTGGATTGTTGGTCTGGTGATGAAGAGTGTCCCGGAGCTTTTATATTATCTGAGTTAAAAGGAAAACCATTAACAACGGATGCTTCACCAACAGTTGCATTTCAAGTCGGGGTCCTTCAAGCAACAATGCATAACATTCAACCGCCAGAGAATCAGGTATTAGCGGGCATTCAAAATGAATTTCCGAACTGGTCCAAATTTATCGAAAAACAATTTTATAGTTTTGCCGAGGATGTAAAAGAGGTAGTAGAAGACAATTTGTACAATCAAGCT is drawn from Lysinibacillus sp. SGAir0095 and contains these coding sequences:
- a CDS encoding malonate decarboxylase subunit delta, which translates into the protein MEKLTYTFPATKTIEQPAHVGVVGSGDLEILVEPSNEKKTVVEIRTGITGFQDTWEKVIERFVSQNDISARIRINDFGATPGVVSIRLAQAVEVSSNGANHN
- the madL gene encoding malonate transporter subunit MadL, translating into MVIYGVAILAGCFLVGTIVGEFIGTLMGVDSNVGGVGIAMLLLIIVVDKLVKSGKITKPSLDGLSFWNQMYIPVVIAMAASQNVLGALTGGPLAIIAGIAVVVISWALVPLLSGKQKEEDSSYSKTVIRGEVDA
- the madM gene encoding malonate transporter subunit MadM, whose amino-acid sequence is MLDMIKGVFVDNGFITAFLVVGLTMWLAYFLSNKLTKGKVHGSAIAIVLGLVLAYIGGVVTDGTKGVSDISVLAGIGFLGGSMLRDFAIVATSFGANFDEIKKAGFRGIISLFLGVILSFVVGAIFAFMFGYKDAVSIATIGAGTATYIVGPVTGAALGATSEVIAISIAAGLVKSVLVMVGTPFIAKYIGLNNPMSAMVYGGLMGTTSGVAGGLAATDPKLVPYGAVTATFYTGLGCLLAPTVLFLITDFIF
- the mdcA gene encoding malonate decarboxylase subunit alpha, whose translation is MVLKNVGEATKSWTTRVEAKKERVESVKDLVDGVIIPTNRIVEVLERLIKSGDRVVLEGNNQKQASFLSQSLVQVDPKKVHDLHMIMSSISRPEHLDVFEYGIARKIDFSYAGPQSLRISQMIEDGKIELGDLHTYIELYGRLFIDLIPNVALVAADKADSNGNLYTGPNTEETPTLVEAAAFRDGIVIAQVNEIVDELPRVDIPSSWVDFIVVADKPYELEPLFTRDPRHITDIQILQAMMIIRGIYEKHGVKSLNHGIGFNTAAVELLLPTYAESLGLKGNICTNWVLNPHPTLIPAIESGWVESVYCFGGELGMEKYVEARRDIFFTGKDGSLRSNRTLAQLAGQYAVDLFIGSTLQMDGLGNSSTVTRGRVAGYGGAPNMGHNPGGRRHSTDAWFNLKTSDDPLARGKKLVVQVAETFQEANKPVFVESLDAISVKDQAKLAVAPVMIYGEDVTHIVTEEGIAYLYKSDSIAERREMIASVAGITPIGMEHNPKTTERLREKGMIALPEDLGIRRSDAKRSLLAAKNIDELVQWSGGLYTPPAKFRSW
- a CDS encoding phosphotransferase family protein; this translates as MLSRVIDHFRLQVISMNEVEDSHSSTVYRFTLLNGEDVFLKIPYSRLKYQREFEAYEILKGRVAIPELLDCWSGDEECPGAFILSELKGKPLTTDASPTVAFQVGVLQATMHNIQPPENQVLAGIQNEFPNWSKFIEKQFYSFAEDVKEVVEDNLYNQAIEKYEAMKEQIPSPDSPSFVHMDFRPGNIIVEGDKVSGMIDFESVRFGSTEIDFTKLYRDFLSFNPALYQAFKEGYKSIRPLIDLEVVLPFYLFTDAFNSIGWSKRRGIEKNAVFLEENLMRLRKFL
- a CDS encoding triphosphoribosyl-dephospho-CoA synthase is translated as MQDAHTFSSVLADLAVASLIEEVSLTPKPGLVDQKDQGSHDDLTYTIMVKSANCLRNTFYKMAMVAFGEKPSQYLREKIGEIGREGEQAMYQATNGVNTHKGAIWSLGLLTAAAAIHSGECDEPTLCFTAGEIARFEDRFIPPQLTNGIKAINKYGVNGAKVEAQLAFPHIRAYSLPIFKSSLNQYNYEVAKHHAFLALMANLDDTCLLHRGGIEGLNYAKQYAAEVLESGHLNDLETMNEDFKNRYLSPGGSADLLAATIYLNKISQMELSKKLEFAINH
- a CDS encoding GntR family transcriptional regulator; translated protein: MEFFLNYPLDNALSRIVAEKILEQILNGELKPGDKIVEGAYAEMFSTSRSPIREAIYMLATEGLLERIPRKGAFVKGYTLSEIQDLLDIRNNIELLSAKRIHEPHKKKDLLAELKSMLRDMEKCTNQTQYVQLNYAYHYTIIKFSESSVLEGVYSKISFPLLRIQGIHFSQAETIEKSKEEHRKIYEYLKANQMDEFIELLRHHTENVIFNVSKTLF
- a CDS encoding malonate decarboxylase holo-ACP synthase encodes the protein MELNVHDIVQFATINDIENSVNPPKWVKDAAASQKFGVVRRMPIMNSMIPIGLRGETREERYGAFIHQRNILQVISPVSLVDSIENFKEQLYYPSLNKVKEEFEKYNLRWGPTGSVGFEIATSIQVTTPTSDIDICLYLDQLDSELLVKVGNFLEGLDCRIDVQVEIPSIGAFLLNDYLKYEKTGFIIRTKFGPHLCAIVNGQMKLGANS
- a CDS encoding biotin-independent malonate decarboxylase subunit beta, coding for MAQIITESLVESLARERAFQLLDKGSAFEILGPFDGIESPHLVAQNIVPQFDDGMIIVKGTLNGQQTVVISIEGNFQGGGIGEVSGAKLAGTLEKLIKECEKGNKIYPVIIYDTGGVRLQEANYGLLSIAEISAAIVALREFVPVIGIIPGKVGSFGGMSLTAGLCSALIMTREGRLGMNGPEVIEQEAGIRELDSRNKQLIWKMIGGAIRNESSLADLIVEDDIPNYKNAIQSIWSGEIELQHRTKQVDHFLSLFKSLDVEEKVTPEQAKELLKNKVVTNLSDLPAPVEAVNSTGRKWFELLTNGAPSISEVPSVLVADTSISGVNARVIAVVPNPESKYYRARNGEIGLLEGWTIAKYVRQAIEEDSGLSEKRLIIPIVDVPSQAFGYHEELFGIFLSCSAAVDAYATARLTGHPVVAALVGNAISGAFLSHGMQANRLIALNDDGVNVHVMSKKSAAIITQRTIEELDEAAKEVPSMAYDIQSFKKLGALYRLLDGVNAKEPKSDDKNALLDAIIEAYNDIKNDSNRDLSNRLKSEIAISSGRKASIQVREMIELQWN
- a CDS encoding ACP S-malonyltransferase is translated as MKSAFLFPGQGSQYEGMLNDLSDDPVVKEILEESSEILNTKVEQLHSKKALTTTKAVQQCLLIASVATYRVFEKNGLIPNFVAGHSVGAFGAATASGVITFEEALKLVTLRGELMERTCDEGFGMAVVLGLDEYKISEIVTRLFREEEPVYVSNRNSPTQITLSGSLIGLQNVLDYVKLHGATSTKLLNVSTPSHSPLFNSVSEELLVELNKLELKRPKIPISSNITSRLLMQADAVKEDLAKSICYPVRWHDAVNLLFESGTNLFIEMPPGDVLSKLAQQAFSEVRTMSVSKNGIEDCFYLMSN